One Pseudomonadota bacterium genomic window, GCTCTTGCGCGTAAATTTTTGAAACAAACTTCGAACGTTACTTGGGCTATTCCTATTCTTGAATTGATTAAAAAAGATTCAAGTGAAAGTTATCTTGACGACGTGAATTTGCTTATTGAAGTGGCAAAACAGTATGGCCAAGATTCTGCCCATGTCTGTGACAATTGTGGTTTTCGTGCGCAAGCGCACTACTGGCGGTGTCCGGCATGCAGGCTGGTAGACACTTATGTGCCAACATCAGTTCAAGCGGAAGGAAATGTGTGAAATCAAAAGTTATTGTTGCCGTAGATTTTTCAAACGAGAAACATTTGATGAGTTTTGTCGATCTGATTAATCCTGAGCTGTGCGGGTTAAAGATTGGTAAAGAACTTTTCACTGCCCTTGGGCCTCGACCAGTTGAGATGTTAGTCAAGAAGGGTTTTTCTGTGTTCTTAGATCTCAAATATCACGATATTCCTAATACAGTTGAACGAGCTTGTGCCGCTGCTCGAGATCTTGGTGTTTGGATGGTCAATGTACATGCCTTAGGCGGGGCAGAGATGATTCAGGCAGCAAGAAGTGGACTTGGAAATGCTCCTAATCGATCTTTGCTTACTGCCGTAACTATATTGACGTCAATGGATGCGGCGGGTTTGAAGACAATTGGATTTAATCAGGAACCTTTGGACATGGTGAAGCGATTAGCGCATCT contains:
- the pyrF gene encoding orotidine-5'-phosphate decarboxylase translates to MKSKVIVAVDFSNEKHLMSFVDLINPELCGLKIGKELFTALGPRPVEMLVKKGFSVFLDLKYHDIPNTVERACAAARDLGVWMVNVHALGGAEMIQAARSGLGNAPNRSLLTAVTILTSMDAAGLKTIGFNQEPLDMVKRLAHLAQKSGADGVVCSASEVKELNMMLGDTFIKVTPGIRPSGSATDDQKRVMTPSEAIKQGADYLVIGRPITQAQDPVSVLNLVIQDIENSI